A region from the Acyrthosiphon pisum isolate AL4f chromosome A1, pea_aphid_22Mar2018_4r6ur, whole genome shotgun sequence genome encodes:
- the LOC100164712 gene encoding protein cereblon homolog, translating into MVFAVVILFVCLAYGNSARFQDTDIHSGDLSKTVNDYFLCRHCGTDISPLSSLISIDSPAASESRISPLFGLKDVKVQTVKNSLHSQFEILTLSKTLCVGKGNWQTEDSWFPGYVWKVCVCAKCGRHIGWMFEPLHLATSDKIYPSKEGFYVVIISSIINELHADSLIVVPKHFSTIEDISD; encoded by the exons ATGGTGTTTGCTgtggttattttatttgtctgtCTGGCATATGGGAACTCAGCCAGGTTTCAGGACACTGATATTCACTCTGGAGACTTATCAAAAACGGTCAACGACTATTTTCTTTGCCGGCACTGCGGTACAGATATTTCACCATTATCATCACTGATATCAATTGACAGTCCAGCTGCTTCAGAAAGCCGTATATCTCCATTATTTGGTTTAAAAGATGTCAAAGTCCAAACTGTAAAGAACTCATTGCATTCACAATTTGAAATTCTTACACTATCTAAAACTTTGTGTGTTGGAAAAGGAAAT tgGCAGACTGAAGATTCATGGTTTCCTGGTTACGTTTGGAAAGTTTGTGTATGTGCTAAATGTGGACGTCATATTGGATG GATGTTTGAACCTTTACATTTGGCTACTAGTGATAAAATATACCCATCAAAAGAAGGGTTTTATGTTGTCATCATCTCAAGTATTATTAACGAACTAC ATGCTGACTCGTTGATTGTGGTGCCAAAACATTTTTCTACAATAGAAGATATCTCAGATTAA
- the LOC100162620 gene encoding leucine-rich repeat extensin-like protein 2, which translates to MASSAMIQIALLGLLVVSTAFADVKNEKKRDTIFNPFSFGAKTFGPSTPAPFTFGSSFSTTAAPFKSISYSSTPAPFAFGSSFGNSFGNSFASNAYSNAVAAQSFDSASFIGSSTPAPFYDGSFGSSTPAALIGSSTPAPFVSGAAVSGAALSDASFAYSSTPAVLVGGASPVVSSTPEPVLLNRSPAFATSYGSYYSGAFAPSYSQGAIVKSDAISHDAVEIPAVANAPAPHHEVTIAKEVPVPYYVQVEKRVPYPVVVRVPHPYQVTVEKHVPYAVQVNVDRPIHVPQPYPVEVEKRVPYPVEKPVPYEVKVPVDRPYAVPVPVEKPVPYAVEKPVPYPVRVNVDRPYPVEKPVPYPYPVEKPVLYAVEKAVPYPVEKLVPYAVEKKVPYPVRYDVPVKVPVPVEVKVPVSVDRPVPYPVEKRVPYPVQVPVEVKVPVPVAAPAQRFATVHYYQQSPVALGYESSALYGQSGYKTFSSGLAQGSGSAFYSSTPASAGAFYSSTASPISTYSSTVSPAGFYGSNVAQEGFVGSSAAPFNFGQQSFFGSSTPAPLNTFSADSASSDASSLFQSKTIGSEGDEEVAIGSASLKSQELKANNFDVVKK; encoded by the exons ATGGCTTCCAGTGCTATG ATTCAGATAGCTCTTCTAGGACTCCTAGTTGTGTCCACCGCATTTGCCGACGTCAAGAACGAGAAGAAAAGAGACACCATATTCAACCCATTCTCATTTGGAGCCAAGACTTTTGGCCCATCAACCCCAGCCCCGTTTACGTTTGGTAGCTCGTTCTCGACGACTGCTGCTCCATTCAAATCCATTTCTTACAGCTCTACACCAGCTCCATTCGCATTCGGCAGCTCTTTTGGCAATTCTTTCGGCAACTCTTTTGCGTCGAATGCCTACTCCAACGCTGTCGCAGCTCAGTCCTTCGACTCTGCTTCGTTCATTGGATCGTCCACACCCGCTCCATTCTACGATGGCTCTTTCGGTTCATCTACTCCGGCAGCTTTAATCGGATCATCGACCCCAGCACCTTTCGTGTCTGGCGCCGCTGTCTCTGGTGCTGCATTATCCGACGCGAGCTTTGCGTATTCTTCCACCCCCGCAGTTTTAGTGGGCGGAGCTTCACCAGTTGTGTCATCCACCCCAGAACCCGTCCTTCTGAACAGATCACCAGCTTTCGCTACGTCATACGGTTCATACTATTCTGGAGCTTTTGCCCCATCTTACTCTCAAGGCGCAATAGTCAAGTCTGACGCAATTAGCCATGATGCAGTTGAAATACCAGCAGTAGCTAACGCCCCTGCACCTCATCACGAAGTTACCATCGCTAAAGAAGTTCCAGTTCCATACTACGTCCAAGTTGAAAAGAGAGTTCCATACCCCGTTGTGGTTCGTGTGCCACATCCATACCAAGTAACTGTAGAAAAACACGTGCCATACGCTGTGCAAGTTAATGTAGACCGTCCAATTCACGTTCCTCAACCGTACCCAGTCGAAGTTGAGAAGAGAGTGCCATACCCAGTTGAAAAGCCAGTACCTTATGAAGTGAAAGTCCCAGTCGACAGACCATACGCAGTTCCAGTTCCAGTTGAGAAACCCGTTCCATACGCAGTTGAAAAACCAGTCCCATACCCAGTGCGAGTAAATGTTGACAGGCCATACCCCGTAGAAAAGCCAGTACCATACCCATACCCCGTCGAAAAACCAGTGCTATATGCCGTAGAAAAAGCCGTGCCATACCCAGTAGAAAAATTAGTCCCATATGCCGTTGAGAAGAAGGTTCCATACCCAGTCAGGTACGATGTACCAGTCAAAGTACCAGTTCCAGTAGAAGTTAAAGTACCAGTATCTGTGGACAGACCAGTCCCATATCCAGTAGAAAAGAGAGTGCCATACCCAGTTCAAGTTCCAGTTGAAGTTAAGGTCCCAGTCCCGGTTGCAGCTCCGGCTCAACGTTTCGCCACTGTCCACTATTATCAACAATCTCCGGTCGCTTTAGGATATGAATCCAGTGCTCTATATGGCCAATCTGGTTACAAAACATTCTCATCTGGTTTAGCTCAAGGTTCTGGCAGTGCATTCTACAGCTCTACTCCAGCGTCTGCTGGTGCATTCTACAGCTCTACAGCTAGCCCAATTAGCACATACAGTTCAACTGTCAGCCCGGCTGGATTCTACGGCTCAAACGTCGCCCAAGAAGGTTTCGTTGGTTCATCCGCAGCTCCATTCAACTTCGGCCAACAATCTTTCTTTGGATCTTCGACACCAGCTCCATTAAACACTTTCTCCGCTGATTCAGCATCATCTGATGCATCATCTCTATTCCAGTCCAAAACCATTGGATCTGAAGGTGATGAGGAAGTCGCCATTGGAAGTGCATCTTTGAAGTCACAGGAATTGAAAGCAAACAACTTTGACGTTGTCAAGAAATAA